A single window of Chloracidobacterium thermophilum B DNA harbors:
- a CDS encoding NAD-dependent epimerase/dehydratase family protein: protein MTLLLSLPKWARNLATHAMASKNASAPNRKRLLITGIAGGLATQLASSIPLEWEVIGIGRRPPQLPIRRDITYRQLDIRKKALENLFRNERFDAVIHLAVANDVRLPMTVRHTVNVIATMRLLACCERQGVPQVILLSSADVYGADPTNPTFLTEDYPLKAIQRYADIGDKVEFDTYCRSWMYQVRDTTTTLLRPCHIVGPHVQNFLTTYLRFGLVPVPLGYDPMIQVIDERDMVRALLLVLEQKRGGVYNVTGPGEIPLSVAVREAGGIAVPVIYQMAAPLMKLGWAIGLLPFPTPQYDFLMFPCIIDGSRFRETFGFRPRFSLHKALRSIRRRPAPLTEAEEATPVRRRRQARLPLTES from the coding sequence GTGACCTTGCTGCTGTCGCTGCCCAAATGGGCACGCAACCTCGCAACCCACGCCATGGCCTCAAAAAACGCCTCTGCGCCCAACCGCAAGCGGCTGTTGATCACTGGGATTGCAGGCGGGCTGGCCACACAGCTCGCCTCATCCATCCCGCTTGAATGGGAGGTTATCGGCATCGGACGGCGGCCGCCCCAACTGCCCATTCGCCGTGACATCACCTACCGTCAGCTCGACATCCGCAAGAAAGCCCTGGAAAACCTGTTTCGCAATGAGCGTTTCGACGCGGTCATTCACCTCGCCGTCGCCAACGATGTCCGCCTGCCGATGACCGTCCGGCACACGGTCAACGTCATTGCCACAATGCGGCTTCTGGCCTGCTGTGAACGGCAGGGCGTCCCCCAGGTCATTCTGCTCAGCAGTGCTGATGTCTATGGCGCCGATCCAACCAATCCCACGTTTTTGACCGAAGATTATCCGCTCAAGGCCATTCAGCGGTATGCTGACATCGGCGACAAGGTTGAGTTCGATACCTATTGCCGGTCGTGGATGTATCAGGTCCGGGATACAACCACCACACTGCTGCGTCCGTGTCATATTGTGGGGCCACACGTCCAGAACTTTCTCACGACCTATCTGCGCTTCGGTCTGGTGCCGGTGCCACTGGGCTATGATCCGATGATTCAGGTCATTGATGAACGCGACATGGTACGGGCACTCCTGCTCGTTCTGGAGCAAAAACGGGGTGGAGTGTACAACGTCACAGGGCCGGGCGAGATTCCACTCTCGGTAGCCGTCCGGGAAGCCGGTGGCATTGCGGTTCCAGTCATCTACCAGATGGCCGCGCCATTGATGAAGCTGGGCTGGGCCATTGGGCTGCTGCCCTTCCCGACGCCGCAGTACGACTTTCTGATGTTTCCCTGCATCATAGACGGCAGCCGGTTTCGGGAGACCTTCGGCTTCAGGCCCCGGTTTTCGCTGCACAAGGCCCTGCGCTCGATTCGGCGGCGGCCGGCACCGCTGACCGAAGCCGAGGAAGCAACGCCGGTGCGCCGGCGGCGCCAGGCCCGGCTGCCCCTGACCGAATCCTGA